Proteins from a single region of Trichoderma asperellum chromosome 3, complete sequence:
- a CDS encoding uncharacterized protein (EggNog:ENOG41~BUSCO:EOG092D3ZLJ), with amino-acid sequence MASKKSKAAPADDNLDELFSGIGHDSKAKKPSKKPTSAAAKAIGNDDILADLESELAPQPASRPHTPRLKETIARRSTATPPIGDDKATAARKSTDSSRSLRASFTPSATSSELHESERRGPVEQAQPQQSGGGWWGGILSTATGVMKQAEAAYSQIQQNEEAKKWAEQVKGLGSGIDVNVLKSYGDEIRNRALPTLSNIINTIAPPIGSHERLLIHITHDLVGYPSLDPLIYEVFSDVMQQVEGGELHVVQRGHESSHPRSNDSSAGWDDGPWWRQVDQPRELGVVKGLVEGTKLCRVNAESFATEYFASQGGIEAVRAQARSGDGEPGAIRTSDLFLSVQAIVTDQDKTLFGRTSAAEKEKKESDDSEEENEEEFRFAIFIVDPVHEIEYATISQPFPAKWARWLEAPRPMTPESGDEESLHNRVHEDIRSIVETGELDPREWVAGWVKDSLALSVGIVAQWYVARRMQVGVSHPRTKVENEDDDDDEEEEEESDEDTE; translated from the exons ATGGCCTCCAAAAAATCCAAGGCAGCGCCTGCCGACGACAATCTCGACGAGCTCTTCTCGGGCATTGGCCACgactccaaggccaagaagccgTCCAAGAAGCCCACCTcggccgccgccaaagcaATTGGCAATGACGATATCCTCGCCGACCTAGAATCGGAGCTTGCTCCCCAGCCTGCGTCTCGCCCACACACACCTCGTCTTAAGGAGACTATCGCTCGACGCTCGACGGCAACCCCTCCCATTGGAGACGACAAGGCCACTGCTGCGCGCAAGTCCACCGACAGCTCCAGGAGCCTCAGAGCCAGCTTCACCCCCAGTGCCACAAGCTCCGAGCTCCATGAGTCGGAGAGGAGGGGACCGGTGGAACAGGCGCAGCCTCAGCAATCCGGAGGGGGATGGTGGGGTGGAATCCTCTCAACCGCGACCGGGGTCATGAAgcaggctgaggctgcgTACAGCCAGATTCAGCAGAAcgaagaggcaaagaagtGGGCAGAGCAAGTCAAAGGCCTAGGAAGCGGCATTGATGTGAATGTGTTGAAAAGCTATG GCGACGAGATTCGCAACCGTGCACTGCCAACCCTATCCAACATAATCAACACCATCGCTCCTCCTATTGGCTCTCATGAGCGCCTCCTCATTCACATTACCCACGATCTGGTCGGATACCCGTCTCTCGACCCTCTCATTTACGAAGTCTTCTCCGATGTGATGCAGCAGGTGGAAGGCGGCGAGCTCCACGTTGTCCAGAGAGGCCATGAAAGCAGCCACCCGCGATCTAACGACAGCTCTGCCGGCTGGGATGATGGCCCCTGGTGGAGACAAGTTGACCAGCCTCGAGAGTTGGGTGTGGTGAAGGGCCTTGTCGAGGGCACAAAGCTCTGCCGCGTTAATGCAGAGTCGTTTGCGACCGAGTACTTTGCCTCACAGGGAGGCATCGAGGCTGTGAGGGCGCAGGCAAGATCGGGTGACGGCGAGCCTGGTGCAATTCGCACTTCGGATCTGTTCTTGTCCGTCCAAGCGATTGTCACTGACCAGGACAAGACCCTTTTCGGCCGAACTTCCGCCGccgaaaaggagaagaaagagtcCGATGACTCGGAGGAAGAGAACGAGGAAGAGTTCCGGTTTGCCATTTTCATTGTTGACCCGGTCCATGAAATCGAGTATGCCACCATCAGCCAACCCTTCCCCGCCAAATGGGCCCGTTGGCTTGAGGCCCCTCGTCCTATGACCCCCGAGTCTGGGGACGAAGAATCCCTGCATAACCGTGTGCATGAGGACATCCGAAGCATTGTTGAGACTGGTGAGCTTGACCCCAGAGAGTGGGTAGCCGGCTGGGTGAAGGACTCTCTTGCGCTCTCTGTTGGTATTGTAGCCCAATGGTATGTCGCTAGACGTATGCAGGTTGGAGTCAGTCACCCCAGGACGAAGGTGGAGaatgaggacgatgatgatgacgaagaggaggaagaggagtcTGATGAAGACACAGAGTAA